From one Cereibacter sphaeroides 2.4.1 genomic stretch:
- a CDS encoding sulfotransferase family 2 domain-containing protein, producing the protein MILSRARRFIFVHIPKAGGSALALALEARARKDDILIGDTPKARSHRAGLRGVKARGRLWTHSTLADIAGLLTDAEIESFFTLTLVRNPWDRALRYYLWLRGQSFAHPAVGLAKSLDFSGFLNHPQTQTSFRLWPASAYMRDRHGVERASLYLRAEHLEEDLPPFEAHLGFRLAPLRRTGDSGPPQDWRSSYSDADAALLARLCAEDIGRFHYRFDDAAGR; encoded by the coding sequence ATGATCCTCTCCCGTGCCCGCCGCTTCATCTTCGTCCATATCCCGAAGGCCGGCGGCAGCGCCCTGGCGCTCGCGCTCGAGGCCCGTGCGCGCAAGGACGACATCCTGATCGGCGACACGCCCAAGGCCCGCAGCCACCGCGCCGGACTGCGCGGGGTGAAGGCGCGCGGACGGCTCTGGACCCACTCCACTCTCGCCGATATCGCGGGCCTGCTCACCGACGCCGAGATCGAGAGCTTCTTCACCCTGACCCTCGTGCGCAACCCGTGGGACCGCGCGCTGCGCTACTATCTCTGGCTCCGCGGCCAGAGCTTCGCCCATCCTGCGGTGGGCCTTGCCAAATCGCTCGATTTCTCGGGCTTTCTCAACCATCCGCAGACCCAGACCTCCTTCCGGCTCTGGCCCGCCTCCGCCTACATGCGCGACCGGCATGGGGTGGAGCGCGCGAGCCTCTATCTGCGGGCGGAGCATCTCGAGGAGGATCTGCCGCCCTTCGAGGCGCATCTGGGCTTCCGCCTCGCGCCCCTGCGCCGCACGGGCGACTCCGGCCCGCCGCAGGACTGGCGCAGCAGCTACAGCGACGCCGATGCGGCCCTCCTCGCGCGTCTCTGCGCCGAGGATATCGGCCGTTTCCACTATCGCTTCGACGATGCGGCCGGGCGGTGA
- a CDS encoding GGDEF domain-containing protein, which produces MDWARRILYRQSLRGWMALALVLAVLPLLTSAVVGYAVYHRTIVSPFRDVLTVQHATLVSLERIHDDYWQVAEAVNGYLLSGDTERAVRYAAVAAEVEAQFERLSEAVAADPALVALIGVARAEWSALARDAETVLARPREGLAGAVPDIDRVAALERELPVAAQRLEQIVERLRSESEAHHAAALVALRRLEIGAAAALILSVLMMGLGAWVVNRAIVLGTDRLVEGARRVASGQREEPVAVTVPPELAAVANAFNDMTRTIVEQEARLREFGRRDALTSLLNRREFDHALEQRAAPWTGEPYALLLIDIDRFKRINDTHGHAVGDAVLRAVALRLAASARQGLPLFRYGGEEFALLLDRAGAAEALSEAEDLRRAVAEEPVGLEDGTRIAVTISVGIALGARGQAGAELFAAADRALYAAKDAGRNCSRMDPSVVQA; this is translated from the coding sequence ATGGACTGGGCACGGCGCATTCTCTATCGGCAATCGCTCCGCGGCTGGATGGCGCTGGCGCTGGTCCTCGCCGTCCTGCCGCTTCTGACCAGCGCCGTGGTGGGCTACGCCGTCTATCACCGCACCATCGTCAGCCCGTTCCGCGACGTGCTGACGGTTCAGCATGCGACGCTCGTCAGCCTCGAACGCATCCACGACGATTACTGGCAGGTGGCCGAAGCGGTGAACGGCTATCTGCTCAGCGGCGATACCGAGCGCGCCGTCCGCTATGCCGCCGTGGCAGCCGAGGTCGAGGCGCAGTTCGAAAGGCTCTCGGAGGCCGTGGCGGCCGATCCGGCGCTGGTCGCGCTCATCGGGGTAGCGCGGGCGGAATGGAGTGCGCTCGCGCGCGATGCTGAGACCGTGCTCGCCCGTCCGCGGGAGGGGCTGGCCGGGGCGGTGCCCGACATCGACCGGGTCGCGGCACTCGAACGCGAGCTGCCGGTGGCGGCGCAGAGGCTCGAGCAGATCGTCGAGCGGCTGCGGAGCGAGAGCGAGGCGCATCACGCGGCGGCGCTGGTGGCGCTCCGGCGGCTGGAGATCGGGGCGGCTGCGGCCCTCATCCTGTCCGTCCTGATGATGGGGCTCGGCGCCTGGGTGGTGAACCGGGCGATCGTCCTCGGGACCGACCGGCTGGTCGAGGGCGCGCGGCGCGTGGCCTCGGGGCAGCGCGAAGAGCCGGTGGCGGTGACGGTGCCCCCGGAGCTCGCTGCCGTGGCCAATGCCTTCAACGACATGACCCGCACCATCGTCGAGCAGGAGGCGCGGCTGCGCGAGTTCGGGCGGAGGGACGCGCTGACCTCGCTTCTCAATCGCCGCGAGTTCGACCACGCGCTGGAGCAGCGCGCGGCGCCCTGGACGGGCGAGCCCTATGCGCTGCTGCTGATCGACATCGACCGGTTCAAGCGGATCAACGACACCCACGGCCATGCGGTGGGCGATGCCGTGCTGCGGGCGGTGGCCCTGCGGCTGGCCGCGTCCGCGCGCCAGGGTTTGCCCCTCTTCCGGTACGGCGGCGAGGAATTCGCCCTGCTCCTCGACCGGGCCGGGGCGGCCGAGGCCCTGTCCGAGGCCGAGGATCTGCGCCGCGCGGTGGCGGAGGAGCCGGTCGGGCTGGAGGACGGCACGCGGATCGCCGTCACGATCAGCGTGGGCATCGCGCTCGGCGCCCGCGGTCAGGCCGGCGCGGAGCTGTTCGCGGCCGCCGACCGCGCACTCTATGCGGCGAAGGACGCGGGGCGCAATTGCAGCCGGATGGATCCCTCTGTTGTGCAGGCCTGA
- a CDS encoding amidase has translation MGRADRNGGLLALTGAELAERLASGAVRAVELVEACLAQIAAREPEVQAWAFLDGDHAMAQARALDARRQSGAALGPLHGLPVGVKDVIDVRGMPTGLGLAGGAGRVAQADAFVAARLRAAGAILMGKTATAEAAFLEPPATRNPHDPARTPGGSSSGSAAAVAAGMVPLAIGTQTGGSVIRPAAFCGIAGFKPSFGLIPRSGVLTQSPSLDTMGVFGRSVADVALLAEALAGHDPADPASLLQPAPRLPETAASDPPVTPTLAFVRPPGWEAAHEEMRLALQELAELLGRDCLALELPAVFGAAADLRRRINLAEMAHHYAGLAGRAALSPLLSEALAEGRRIPAADYLAALEARTALRAGLEPIFHRCDAILCPAAPGPAPDRATTGDAIFNGLWTFCGLPAVTLPLFVSSDGLPMGAQLVGPPGGDARLLRTARWLVQRLAQTAPETAP, from the coding sequence ATGGGGCGCGCTGATCGCAACGGAGGGCTGCTCGCGCTGACCGGGGCCGAGCTTGCGGAGCGGCTCGCCTCGGGCGCGGTGCGCGCGGTGGAACTGGTCGAGGCCTGCCTCGCGCAGATCGCCGCGCGCGAGCCGGAGGTGCAGGCCTGGGCCTTCCTCGACGGGGATCATGCGATGGCGCAGGCGCGCGCGCTCGATGCGCGCCGGCAGAGCGGGGCGGCGCTCGGCCCACTGCACGGACTGCCGGTGGGGGTGAAGGACGTGATCGACGTGCGCGGCATGCCGACCGGCCTCGGCCTTGCCGGCGGAGCGGGGCGGGTGGCGCAGGCCGATGCCTTCGTCGCAGCCCGGCTGCGGGCGGCGGGGGCGATCCTGATGGGCAAGACCGCGACGGCCGAGGCGGCCTTCCTCGAGCCGCCCGCCACGCGCAACCCGCACGACCCCGCCCGCACGCCGGGCGGCTCCTCCTCGGGCTCTGCGGCGGCGGTGGCGGCGGGCATGGTGCCGCTGGCTATCGGCACCCAGACCGGCGGATCGGTGATCCGCCCCGCGGCCTTCTGCGGCATCGCGGGCTTCAAGCCGAGCTTCGGCCTCATCCCCCGCTCGGGCGTCCTGACCCAGTCGCCGAGCCTCGACACGATGGGCGTCTTCGGCCGCAGCGTGGCCGACGTGGCGCTCCTGGCCGAGGCGCTCGCCGGCCACGATCCGGCCGATCCGGCGAGCCTGCTGCAGCCCGCGCCGCGCCTGCCCGAGACCGCGGCCAGCGATCCGCCGGTGACGCCGACGCTGGCCTTCGTGCGGCCGCCCGGCTGGGAGGCGGCGCATGAGGAGATGCGGCTCGCCCTGCAGGAACTGGCGGAGCTGCTGGGGCGGGACTGCCTCGCGCTCGAGCTGCCCGCGGTCTTCGGCGCAGCGGCCGACCTGCGCCGCCGGATCAACCTGGCCGAGATGGCGCATCACTATGCGGGTCTTGCAGGCCGGGCGGCCCTGTCGCCCCTCCTGAGCGAGGCGCTGGCCGAGGGGCGGAGGATCCCGGCCGCGGATTATCTCGCGGCGCTCGAGGCGCGGACGGCGCTGCGCGCAGGGCTGGAGCCGATCTTTCATCGCTGCGACGCGATCCTCTGCCCTGCCGCGCCGGGCCCCGCGCCCGACCGCGCCACGACCGGAGACGCGATCTTCAACGGGCTCTGGACCTTCTGCGGCCTGCCCGCCGTCACTCTGCCGCTCTTCGTCTCGTCCGACGGCCTGCCGATGGGGGCGCAGCTCGTGGGCCCGCCGGGCGGCGACGCCCGCCTTCTGCGCACCGCCCGCTGGCTGGTCCAGCGCCTCGCTCAAACCGCACCGGAGACAGCCCCATGA
- a CDS encoding TRAP transporter large permease produces MTDPQVALLMLGIFISLVFLGFPIAFTLMALGIGFGYYAYFDASRMWRAFNRLGEEADGWTSASTWVEGFFNNRIFDLFINQTYTVMSNEVLTAIPLFLFMGYIVERANIVDRLFTTLNIASKNIPGSMGVAALVTCALFATATGIVGAVVTLMGLLALPAMLKSRYDHAFASGIICAGGTLGILIPPSIMLIVYAASSGVSIVRLYAAALLPGLTLVGLYLVYIIGRAILQPHVAPRPAPGEVPDVPGGKLFLMLLTSFFPLAVLILAVLGSILFGLATPTEAASIGALGGMVLAVLYRAMTFERLRESVYLTVRTTAMVCWLFVGSYTFSAVFSYLGGEQVIADFVGSLDLTPFQFLILAQIIIFLLGWPLEWSEIIIIFVPIFLPLLRIFDIDPLFFGVLVALNLQTSFLTPPMAMSAYYLKGIAPAQVRLTQIFAGSLPYVGMVFVCMALMYLFPQIVFALPEFVYGAR; encoded by the coding sequence GTGACCGACCCTCAAGTGGCCCTGCTGATGCTGGGCATCTTCATCTCGCTCGTCTTCCTCGGCTTCCCCATCGCCTTCACCCTCATGGCCCTCGGCATCGGCTTCGGCTATTACGCCTATTTCGATGCGAGCCGGATGTGGCGGGCCTTCAACCGGCTGGGGGAGGAGGCCGACGGCTGGACCTCGGCCTCGACCTGGGTCGAGGGGTTCTTCAACAACCGGATCTTCGACCTCTTCATCAACCAGACATACACGGTGATGTCGAACGAGGTGCTGACCGCGATCCCGCTCTTTCTCTTCATGGGCTACATCGTCGAGCGGGCGAACATCGTGGACCGGCTCTTTACCACGCTCAACATCGCCTCGAAGAACATCCCCGGCTCGATGGGGGTGGCGGCGCTCGTGACCTGCGCGCTGTTCGCCACGGCCACCGGCATCGTGGGGGCGGTGGTCACGCTGATGGGGCTTCTCGCGCTGCCCGCGATGCTGAAATCCCGCTACGACCATGCCTTCGCCTCGGGGATCATCTGCGCGGGCGGCACGCTCGGCATCCTGATCCCGCCCTCGATCATGCTGATCGTCTATGCGGCCTCCTCGGGCGTCTCGATCGTGCGGCTCTATGCGGCGGCGCTCCTGCCGGGGCTCACGCTCGTGGGCCTCTATCTCGTCTACATCATCGGCCGGGCGATCCTGCAGCCGCATGTGGCGCCACGCCCGGCGCCGGGCGAGGTGCCGGACGTGCCGGGGGGCAAGCTCTTCCTGATGCTGCTCACCTCGTTCTTCCCGCTGGCGGTGCTGATCCTCGCGGTGCTGGGCTCGATCCTCTTCGGGCTGGCCACGCCCACCGAGGCGGCCTCGATCGGGGCGCTCGGGGGCATGGTGCTGGCCGTTCTCTACCGCGCGATGACCTTCGAGAGGCTGCGCGAGAGCGTCTATCTCACCGTGCGCACGACGGCGATGGTCTGCTGGCTCTTCGTCGGCTCATACACCTTCTCGGCGGTCTTCTCCTACCTCGGCGGCGAGCAGGTGATCGCCGACTTCGTGGGGAGCCTCGATCTCACGCCGTTCCAGTTCCTCATCCTTGCGCAGATCATCATCTTCCTGCTCGGCTGGCCGCTCGAATGGTCCGAGATCATCATCATCTTCGTGCCGATCTTCCTGCCGCTCTTGCGGATCTTCGACATCGACCCGCTGTTCTTCGGGGTGCTCGTCGCGCTGAACCTGCAGACCTCGTTCCTGACACCGCCCATGGCCATGTCGGCCTATTACCTGAAGGGGATCGCGCCGGCGCAGGTGCGGCTCACGCAGATCTTCGCGGGCTCCTTGCCCTATGTGGGGATGGTCTTCGTCTGCATGGCGCTGATGTATCTCTTCCCGCAGATCGTCTTCGCACTTCCGGAGTTCGTCTATGGGGCGCGCTGA
- a CDS encoding TRAP transporter small permease subunit, with protein MRAFIRFADRLSAAFGHAFGWLVVLMTLGVSYEVLVRYAFNAPTPWSLDVSFIMYGTLFMMGGAYTLSRNGHVRGDFLYRMWKPRTQAAVDLVLYLIFFFPGITALILSGWKYSARSWGYAEVSVNSPAGIPIYQFKSVMVAAGLLLFIQGLAQVCRCLLCLREGYWLSAEQDVEETEAALVRDHGGEAT; from the coding sequence ATGCGCGCCTTCATCCGTTTCGCCGACCGCCTGTCGGCGGCCTTCGGCCATGCCTTCGGCTGGCTGGTGGTCCTCATGACCCTCGGGGTCAGCTACGAAGTTCTCGTGCGCTACGCCTTCAATGCGCCGACGCCCTGGTCGCTCGACGTGTCCTTCATCATGTATGGCACGCTCTTCATGATGGGCGGCGCCTATACGCTGTCGCGCAACGGCCATGTGCGCGGCGATTTCCTCTACCGGATGTGGAAGCCCCGCACGCAGGCGGCGGTGGATCTGGTGCTCTACCTGATCTTCTTCTTTCCCGGCATCACGGCGCTGATCCTTTCGGGCTGGAAATATTCCGCGCGGTCCTGGGGGTATGCCGAAGTCAGCGTGAACAGCCCTGCGGGCATCCCGATCTATCAGTTCAAGTCGGTGATGGTGGCCGCGGGGCTCCTCCTCTTCATTCAGGGGCTGGCGCAGGTCTGCCGCTGCCTCCTCTGCCTGCGCGAGGGCTACTGGCTCTCGGCCGAGCAGGATGTCGAGGAGACCGAGGCCGCGCTCGTGCGCGACCATGGCGGGGAGGCGACATGA
- a CDS encoding TRAP transporter substrate-binding protein, protein MTAFEKKAAYSRRSFLRTGALAGGAAAGSVLAAPAVLAQAPLVMKMQTSWPASDIWMDFAREYVTRVEEMSGGRIKVDLLPAGAVVGAFQVMDAVHDGVIDASHSVSAYWYGKSKAASFFGTGPVFGGSATTMLGWFYQGGGQDLYRELTQDILGMNIVGFYGFPMPAQPFGWFKTEVNGVADIQGFKYRTVGLAADLLQAMGMSVAQLPGGEIVPAMERGVIDAFEFNNPSSDMRFGAQDVAKNYYLSSYHQASESFEYTFNRDFYEDLDPDLQAILKYAVEAASTSNTALALRQYSADLATLAAENGVAVHRTPKDILSGQLEAWDKLIVDLEADEFFKKVLDSQRAWVEQVSYYELMNAADLGLAYEHHFPGKLKL, encoded by the coding sequence ATGACGGCTTTCGAGAAGAAAGCGGCGTATTCGCGCCGCTCGTTCCTGCGCACCGGTGCCTTGGCCGGGGGTGCGGCGGCGGGGTCTGTCCTGGCGGCTCCGGCCGTTCTGGCCCAAGCGCCGCTGGTGATGAAGATGCAGACATCCTGGCCTGCCTCGGACATCTGGATGGACTTCGCCCGCGAATATGTCACGCGGGTCGAGGAGATGTCGGGCGGCAGGATCAAGGTGGACCTGCTGCCGGCCGGGGCCGTGGTCGGCGCCTTCCAGGTGATGGATGCCGTGCATGACGGTGTGATCGACGCTTCGCATTCGGTGTCGGCCTACTGGTACGGCAAGTCGAAGGCGGCCTCGTTCTTCGGCACGGGCCCGGTCTTCGGCGGTTCGGCCACCACGATGCTCGGCTGGTTCTATCAGGGCGGCGGTCAGGATCTCTACCGCGAGCTGACCCAGGATATTCTCGGAATGAACATCGTGGGCTTCTACGGCTTCCCGATGCCGGCCCAGCCCTTCGGCTGGTTCAAGACCGAGGTGAACGGCGTCGCCGACATCCAGGGCTTCAAATACCGGACCGTGGGGCTGGCGGCCGACCTGCTGCAGGCGATGGGCATGTCGGTGGCGCAGCTGCCCGGCGGCGAGATCGTGCCGGCGATGGAGCGGGGCGTGATCGACGCCTTCGAGTTCAACAACCCCTCGTCGGACATGCGCTTCGGCGCGCAGGACGTGGCGAAGAACTATTATCTCTCCTCCTACCATCAGGCGTCCGAGAGCTTCGAATATACGTTCAACCGCGATTTCTACGAGGATCTGGATCCCGATCTGCAGGCGATCCTGAAATATGCGGTGGAGGCGGCCTCGACCTCGAACACGGCGCTGGCGCTGCGCCAGTATTCGGCCGATCTCGCGACGCTCGCGGCCGAAAACGGGGTCGCGGTGCATCGGACCCCGAAGGATATCCTTTCGGGCCAGCTCGAGGCGTGGGACAAGCTGATCGTGGATCTCGAGGCCGACGAGTTCTTCAAGAAGGTCCTCGACAGCCAGCGCGCCTGGGTGGAGCAGGTAAGCTATTACGAGCTGATGAACGCGGCCGACCTCGGGCTGGCCTACGAACATCACTTCCCCGGCAAGCTCAAGCTCTGA
- a CDS encoding ABC transporter permease, which translates to MLWETIRLAFIAIVRNKLRSFLTVLGVVIGVAAVIAMVTVGQGSSAQVSANVASLGTNVLILRPGKRMMGPGTRDTSPAFTLRDVEALEELPVIRAVSPNTSASQTVVYGNANATTSITGTTAAYLTVANWVLAGGRVFTQAEERQGAAVCILGETVRQKLFGAADPLGQTVRIKSISCLVVGLLEAKGAGSFGQDQDDLVLMPIRTVQRRLVGNQDVSGMSVALQDGVSATRGIRDISALLRERRRIGPADEENFSVTDMKEIASMLSSINTVLAGLLSSVAAVSLLVGGIGIMNIMLVSVTERTREIGIRLAVGATAGQVLTQFLVEAVVLSVLGGMIGIALGLALALVASRYMLIPFTPDPLVVLMAFGFSAVVGVIFGYFPARRAARLDPIEALRHQ; encoded by the coding sequence ATGCTGTGGGAGACGATCCGCCTCGCCTTCATCGCCATCGTGCGGAACAAGCTGCGCTCGTTCCTGACCGTGCTCGGCGTGGTGATCGGGGTGGCGGCGGTCATCGCCATGGTGACGGTGGGGCAGGGCTCGTCGGCGCAGGTTTCGGCCAATGTGGCGAGCCTCGGGACCAACGTGCTGATCCTGCGGCCGGGCAAGCGGATGATGGGGCCCGGGACGCGCGACACCTCGCCTGCCTTCACGCTGCGCGACGTGGAGGCGCTCGAGGAGCTGCCGGTGATCCGGGCGGTCTCGCCCAACACCTCGGCCTCGCAGACGGTGGTCTATGGCAATGCCAATGCCACAACCTCGATCACCGGCACCACGGCCGCCTATCTCACCGTGGCCAACTGGGTGCTGGCGGGCGGCCGCGTCTTCACGCAGGCCGAGGAGCGGCAGGGGGCGGCAGTCTGCATTCTGGGTGAGACGGTGCGCCAGAAGCTGTTCGGCGCGGCCGACCCGTTGGGCCAGACGGTGCGGATCAAGTCGATCTCGTGTCTGGTGGTGGGGCTGCTCGAGGCCAAGGGCGCGGGCTCGTTCGGGCAGGATCAGGACGATCTGGTGCTGATGCCCATCCGCACCGTGCAGCGGAGGCTGGTGGGCAATCAGGATGTCTCGGGCATGTCGGTGGCGCTTCAGGACGGCGTCTCGGCCACGCGCGGCATCCGCGACATCAGCGCGCTCCTGCGCGAGCGGCGGCGGATCGGGCCTGCCGACGAGGAAAACTTCTCAGTGACGGACATGAAGGAGATCGCCTCGATGCTGAGCTCGATCAACACCGTCCTCGCGGGGCTGCTCTCCTCGGTCGCGGCGGTGAGCCTTCTGGTCGGCGGCATCGGGATCATGAACATCATGCTGGTCTCGGTCACCGAGCGCACGCGCGAGATCGGCATCCGGCTTGCGGTGGGGGCGACGGCGGGGCAGGTGCTGACGCAGTTCCTCGTCGAGGCGGTGGTGCTGTCGGTGCTGGGCGGCATGATCGGCATCGCCCTCGGGCTCGCGCTGGCGCTGGTCGCCTCGCGCTACATGCTCATTCCCTTCACGCCCGATCCGCTGGTGGTGCTGATGGCCTTCGGATTTTCGGCGGTCGTGGGGGTGATCTTCGGCTATTTCCCCGCCCGCCGGGCCGCCCGGCTCGACCCGATCGAGGCGCTGCGCCACCAGTAG